A DNA window from Ictalurus furcatus strain D&B chromosome 22, Billie_1.0, whole genome shotgun sequence contains the following coding sequences:
- the rsrc2 gene encoding arginine/serine-rich coiled-coil protein 2 encodes METSKSPRSGKHHSRSRSRSRDKKRKSGEKKHRRSRSRSKEARRRDLDKTVRSHSRSEDTLHGSDKERERLSEDSGEERHRRKDKRSSRGRSPSRSRSRDRKHRSRSRDRRRSLSRSRERRSKSRERKRRPKSRSRSRSKHRQRSKSRSKSREKKKRVEKVKRKSHSRSASPVAFRGRNTAMDAQEALARRLERAKKLQEQKEKELLEKHQQQQQEIVAAAAVAAAPLLCDNAPAAVSSPALNVAALLASGTQVTPQIAMAAQMAALQAKTLAETGIAVPSYYNPSAVNPMKFAEQEKKRKLLWQGKKEGDKSQTAELWEKLNFGNKDQNVKFRKLMGIKAEDDPSTGDLNEEGIKTLQQQEEMFRNLDVQYEMARSQTHTQRGMGLGFSTSFSSRGMDPV; translated from the exons GCACGGCGGAGGGACCTGGACAAGACGGTCAGATCGCACAGCCGGTCCGAGGACACGCTGCACGGTTCGGATAAAGAGCGCGAGAGGCTTTCAGAAGACAGCGGAGAGGAGCGACACCGGCGAAAGGACAAGAGGTCCTCCAGAGGAAGAAGCCCATCCAGATCACGCTCAAGGGACAG AAAGCATCGTAGTCGAAGTCGGGACAGACGAAGGTCTCTGTCGCGCAGTCGCGAGAGGCGATCAAAGAGTCGCGAGAGGAAGAGACGACCCAAGTCCCGATCCAGATCGCGTTCCAAGCACAGGCAAAGGAGCAAAAGTCGCAGCAAAAGCAG agagaagaagaaaagggtTGAGAAGGTGAAAAGGAAGAGTCACAGTCGCTCTGCCAGTCCTGTGGCTTTCAGGGGCAGAAACACAGCTATGGATGCACAAGAGGCGTTGGCCAGGAG GTTGGAGAGAGCCAAAAAACttcaagaacagaaagagaaagagctgCTGGAAAAacaccaacagcagcagcaagagATCGTAGCAG cagcagcagtggcAGCAGCGCCGTTGCTCTGTGACAACGCCCCAGCTGCCGTCTCCAGTCCGGCGCTGAACGTGGCCGCGCTGCTTGCTTCTGGCACACAGGTCACACCACAGATCGCTATGGCAGCTCAGATGGCAGCGCTGCAGGCTAAAACACTGGCGGAGACGGGCATCGCTGTGCCGAGCTACTACAACCCCTCAGCGGTCAATCCCATGAAGTTTGCTGAacaggagaagaagaggaagctGTTATGGCAGGGGAAGAAGGAAGGG GATAAGTCCCAGACTGCAGAACTTTGGGAGAAGTTAAACTTCGGCAACAAAGACCAAAACGTGAAGTTCCGCAAACTGATGGGCATCAAA GCTGAAGACGACCCATCTACTGGAGACCTCAACGAGGAAGGCATAAAGACACTGCAGCAGCAGGAAGAAATGTTCCGTAACCTGGACGTGCAGTACGAAATGGCACGCTCGCAGACGCACACGCAGAGGGGGATGGGCCTGGGCTTCTCCACGTCTTTCTCTTCGCGAGGGATGGACCCTGTCTGA